The Gemmatimonadota bacterium genome includes a window with the following:
- a CDS encoding enoyl-CoA hydratase-related protein yields MSDRVVTTEQDGAVGTITLNRPKANSYNLAFMEDLNTSIDEMISNDSVKTVVMKSALDGFFSAGADIKAFRANTTEENMKMIRFAHATLRKMGDSSKVFIAAIGGHTLGGGLEIALACDLRTAGDGAFRMGLPEVTLGLLPGNGGTQRLPRLIGRTRALSMMLTGETVPPARAHELGFVDWIFPQDSYLADTLVMARKLATGATVAMASIKRCIFDGMEMPLSEALDMEREAIGPLFDTDDAKEGFAAFAEKRKAVFTGR; encoded by the coding sequence ATGTCAGATCGCGTTGTGACCACGGAGCAGGACGGAGCCGTCGGAACGATCACGCTCAATCGCCCGAAGGCCAACAGCTACAACCTCGCCTTCATGGAGGATCTCAACACCTCGATCGATGAGATGATCTCCAACGACTCCGTGAAGACGGTCGTCATGAAGAGCGCGCTGGACGGTTTCTTTTCCGCCGGAGCGGACATCAAGGCGTTCCGCGCAAACACCACGGAAGAGAACATGAAGATGATTCGATTCGCCCACGCGACCCTTCGGAAGATGGGAGACTCCTCCAAGGTCTTCATCGCGGCCATCGGAGGGCACACACTGGGCGGCGGACTGGAGATCGCACTGGCCTGCGACCTTCGCACCGCGGGCGACGGCGCGTTCCGCATGGGGCTTCCCGAAGTCACGCTGGGGCTTCTTCCCGGCAACGGCGGAACGCAGCGTCTCCCCCGGCTCATCGGGCGGACCCGCGCGCTCTCGATGATGCTCACGGGAGAGACGGTCCCGCCTGCGCGTGCCCACGAACTGGGATTCGTCGACTGGATCTTCCCGCAGGATTCGTATCTGGCCGACACGCTCGTGATGGCGCGGAAGCTCGCGACGGGAGCCACGGTCGCCATGGCTTCGATCAAGCGCTGCATCTTCGACGGGATGGAAATGCCGCTCTCCGAGGCGCTGGACATGGAGCGCGAAGCCATCGGCCCGCTCTTCGACACGGACGACGCAAAGGAAGGCTTTGCCGCCTTCGCCGAGAAGCGGAAGGCGGTCTTCACGGGCCGGTAG
- the asnB gene encoding asparagine synthase (glutamine-hydrolyzing), which produces MCGIAGIVPRSPADPDRLRSLIGKMTTALAHRGPDDEGFLVTPRIALGMRRLSIIDVHGGAQPITTGDGRRTIVYNGEVYNHHKIRRELESAGHAFSTQSDTEVVLHAFDAWGDDGIRHLEGMFAFAIWDDRSGCLTLARDWMGQKSLFFAETTEGWIFASEVKALLASGLVRAEVDLETLSHSMSLRYLPGRGTLFAGISKVPPAHRVRVNESERTFKSLWSPSFGPKHTGSETDILDELDEVLTRAVATHLESEVPLGAFLSGGIDSSLVVAMAAKQLNQPLRTFSIGVDDSSQSELPWARQVADRYATDHFEHIEKPNIARLAPRMVDAMDEPVDPLAAGVYTVSRITSDHVTVVLGGDGGDELFAGYDRYVGQELAGLYARIPAPLRRGLFRPLIRRFPDSFGYNSPAARLRWLDRMSDLSGVERYAESASFLRFGHEMKRALFTERSWSRVGAIESERLLDEYFSDDSPRHFLDCMLHADCSTRFAEHQLPIVDRMTMAFGLEARSPLLDRSVVNFARRIPASMHLKRRRIKHMLREVAARHLPKSLARRKKQGFGFPLALWFREDLRGLAFQVARDSHLAEAGILRRWEMERLAREHADGRLDHNYRLWMLFTLELWFRRFIEGASVNELEEWVDDALSTTHGGRG; this is translated from the coding sequence GTGTGCGGCATTGCCGGCATTGTTCCGCGCTCGCCCGCAGATCCGGATCGCCTCCGGAGCCTGATCGGGAAGATGACCACGGCGCTGGCCCATCGCGGCCCCGACGACGAGGGCTTCCTTGTCACGCCGCGGATTGCGCTGGGGATGCGCCGTCTGTCCATCATCGATGTCCACGGCGGTGCCCAGCCCATCACCACAGGAGACGGCCGCCGGACGATCGTCTACAACGGCGAGGTGTACAACCACCACAAGATCCGTCGCGAACTGGAGTCTGCCGGACACGCCTTTTCCACGCAGTCCGATACCGAGGTGGTGCTTCATGCATTCGACGCATGGGGCGACGACGGTATTCGTCACCTGGAAGGCATGTTCGCCTTCGCCATCTGGGATGACCGTTCGGGATGCCTCACACTGGCCCGCGACTGGATGGGCCAGAAGTCGCTCTTCTTCGCGGAGACGACCGAAGGCTGGATCTTCGCGTCCGAGGTGAAGGCACTCCTGGCCTCGGGACTGGTGCGGGCGGAGGTGGATCTCGAGACCCTCTCGCATTCCATGTCCCTTCGGTATCTCCCGGGCCGGGGAACTCTTTTCGCGGGGATCTCCAAGGTCCCGCCCGCGCACCGCGTCCGTGTGAACGAGTCCGAGCGAACTTTCAAGAGCCTGTGGAGTCCCTCTTTCGGCCCCAAACACACCGGGTCGGAAACAGACATCCTCGACGAACTCGACGAGGTCCTGACGAGAGCCGTCGCCACGCACCTGGAGAGCGAGGTCCCGCTCGGCGCGTTTCTCTCCGGCGGGATCGACAGCAGCCTGGTGGTCGCCATGGCTGCGAAACAGCTGAACCAGCCGCTGCGAACATTCAGCATTGGCGTGGACGACTCGTCCCAGAGCGAGCTCCCCTGGGCGCGACAGGTGGCGGACCGTTACGCCACCGACCATTTCGAGCACATTGAGAAGCCGAACATCGCCCGCCTCGCGCCGCGCATGGTAGACGCCATGGACGAACCCGTGGATCCGCTGGCCGCGGGGGTCTACACCGTCTCCCGGATCACCTCCGATCATGTCACCGTCGTGCTGGGCGGCGACGGCGGCGACGAGCTCTTTGCCGGCTACGATCGCTATGTCGGACAGGAACTCGCCGGTCTCTATGCGCGGATTCCCGCACCCCTCCGTCGAGGTCTCTTTCGCCCGCTGATTCGCCGGTTCCCCGACAGCTTCGGGTACAACAGCCCGGCCGCCAGGCTGCGCTGGCTGGACCGGATGTCGGACCTGTCCGGCGTCGAGCGGTATGCCGAAAGTGCGTCCTTCCTGCGCTTCGGACACGAGATGAAGCGCGCGCTCTTCACCGAGCGCAGCTGGTCGCGGGTCGGCGCAATCGAAAGCGAACGCCTCCTCGACGAGTACTTCTCCGACGACTCACCCCGCCACTTTCTGGACTGCATGCTGCACGCGGACTGCTCCACGCGGTTCGCTGAACACCAGCTTCCCATTGTGGATCGAATGACGATGGCGTTCGGTCTGGAGGCGCGCAGTCCGCTTCTCGACCGGAGCGTGGTGAACTTCGCGCGGAGGATCCCCGCGTCCATGCATCTGAAACGCCGGCGCATCAAGCACATGCTCCGCGAGGTCGCCGCACGCCACCTTCCGAAGAGTCTGGCCCGGCGGAAGAAGCAAGGGTTCGGCTTTCCGCTGGCCCTCTGGTTCCGCGAGGACCTGCGGGGGCTCGCGTTTCAGGTGGCCCGCGACAGCCACCTGGCCGAGGCGGGGATCCTGCGGCGCTGGGAAATGGAACGCCTTGCCCGGGAACACGCGGACGGGCGACTCGACCACAACTACCGCCTGTGGATGCTCTTCACGCTGGAACTCTGGTTCCGCCGTTTCATCGAGGGCGCTTCGGTGAACGAACTGGAGGAATGGGTGGACGACGCCCTGTCCACAACCCACGGAGGACGAGGATGA
- a CDS encoding HAD-IIIC family phosphatase translates to MSSQDEIARGDALRDAGDVPGAFAAWAVAAAANPDSTRVWKLEKRFRALPPTAPGEDRGVPVRVALLGDATMDYTRAFAEVVWRAHGFDPAFYNAPFGQYAQEILSADSGLHAFAPHLTLLVVHGETLALEDPADEGVPGAFTEFVGLCRRLASEGEGIVLVHDFLVPEDAEEGMAKRVVSMNDALGAAAEEERALFVFPMDAFAKRVGKARLRDPRLWERGRIPVAEEHHAALVREYLRTVKPLTGRNRKCLVLDLDNTLWGGIVGERGARGVDLGPGAAGAPFAAFQRAVLRLFERGVILAVSSRNNEADAMEVLERHEHQLLRPDHFAAMRIDWRDKVEHLRELASEIGIGLDSLVFLDDNPVERGNVRHRLPEVLVPELPRDPSEYARFLGALTDFDTLSLTDEDRARGRMVAADKKRRKARSKTADLEEYLMTLRTEVTLHRVRDGEIDRVHQLMQKTNQFNTTTLRWSLAEVESFREDPHGALHTASVTDRFGDSGLCGVCLSRSVEEKAVEITGLLLSCRVLGRGVEDAVLWCILREWKENGARIARGLFTPTDRNEPCREFFVRNGFVSAGRGEAGECFQHKMETLPEGPAWVRVIRD, encoded by the coding sequence GTGAGTTCGCAGGACGAAATCGCCCGCGGAGACGCTCTTCGGGATGCCGGAGATGTCCCCGGCGCGTTCGCCGCGTGGGCCGTCGCCGCCGCCGCGAACCCCGATTCCACGCGTGTCTGGAAGCTGGAAAAGCGATTTCGCGCCCTGCCTCCCACGGCACCCGGAGAGGATCGCGGCGTTCCCGTGCGCGTGGCATTGCTCGGAGATGCGACCATGGACTACACGCGTGCCTTCGCGGAGGTCGTGTGGCGCGCTCATGGCTTCGATCCGGCCTTCTACAACGCGCCTTTCGGCCAGTACGCGCAGGAGATACTGAGCGCCGATTCCGGCCTCCACGCCTTCGCGCCTCACCTCACGCTGCTCGTCGTTCACGGGGAGACGCTGGCACTGGAGGACCCTGCGGACGAGGGCGTGCCGGGGGCGTTCACGGAGTTCGTCGGCTTGTGTCGCCGCCTGGCGTCGGAGGGGGAGGGGATCGTGCTGGTGCACGACTTCCTCGTTCCGGAAGACGCCGAAGAGGGGATGGCGAAGCGCGTGGTCTCCATGAATGACGCATTGGGTGCGGCTGCGGAAGAAGAGCGCGCACTCTTCGTCTTCCCGATGGACGCGTTTGCGAAGCGGGTCGGGAAGGCGCGGCTTCGAGATCCCCGGCTGTGGGAGCGCGGGCGCATTCCCGTGGCGGAGGAACACCATGCGGCGCTCGTGAGGGAGTACCTTCGGACGGTCAAGCCGCTCACGGGAAGGAACCGCAAGTGCCTCGTGCTGGATCTGGACAACACGCTCTGGGGCGGGATTGTCGGGGAACGCGGCGCGAGAGGGGTGGACCTGGGGCCAGGTGCCGCGGGCGCGCCGTTCGCGGCGTTTCAGCGCGCCGTACTCCGCCTCTTTGAACGGGGCGTGATTCTGGCGGTGAGCAGCCGGAACAACGAGGCGGACGCCATGGAAGTACTGGAGCGGCATGAGCACCAACTGCTTCGCCCGGACCACTTCGCCGCGATGCGGATCGACTGGCGCGACAAAGTAGAGCACTTGCGGGAGCTGGCCTCGGAGATCGGGATCGGCCTCGACAGTCTGGTCTTCCTGGACGACAACCCGGTCGAGCGAGGAAATGTGCGGCACCGTCTGCCGGAGGTGCTGGTGCCGGAACTCCCCCGGGACCCATCGGAGTACGCGCGTTTTCTGGGCGCACTGACGGACTTCGATACGCTCTCTCTGACGGACGAAGATCGCGCACGGGGACGCATGGTTGCAGCCGACAAGAAGCGGCGCAAGGCGCGGAGCAAGACCGCGGATCTGGAAGAGTACCTCATGACGCTGCGCACCGAAGTGACGCTTCATCGGGTGCGGGACGGTGAGATCGATCGAGTCCACCAGCTCATGCAGAAGACAAACCAGTTCAACACGACGACGCTCCGATGGAGCCTTGCCGAGGTAGAGAGCTTTCGGGAAGACCCGCACGGTGCCCTGCACACCGCCTCGGTCACGGATCGGTTTGGAGACAGCGGGCTGTGCGGCGTGTGCCTCAGCCGGAGCGTCGAAGAGAAGGCCGTGGAGATCACCGGTCTCCTTCTGTCATGCCGCGTGCTGGGTCGGGGCGTGGAAGATGCGGTGCTCTGGTGTATTCTCCGGGAGTGGAAAGAGAACGGCGCACGAATCGCGCGCGGTCTCTTCACTCCGACGGATAGAAACGAGCCGTGCCGTGAGTTCTTTGTTCGAAACGGGTTCGTGTCTGCGGGGCGCGGCGAAGCGGGTGAGTGCTTCCAGCACAAGATGGAAACACTCCCCGAGGGTCCGGCGTGGGTCCGGGTGATCCGGGACTGA
- a CDS encoding gamma carbonic anhydrase family protein, with product MAHIVTVLGKTPKIHPSAFVAPNATLIGDVVVEAGANIWFGVVLRADQNRIRIGERSSIQDNTVVHCNEPNGTIIGREVTIGHAVVMEGCEIRDRALIGMNATILDGALVGEDALVAAGSVVKENGRVDPGTFVAGVPARLRGELSEKARAEAASATGHYQRLMALYAESGEDHG from the coding sequence ATGGCTCATATCGTGACCGTGCTGGGCAAGACGCCGAAGATCCACCCGTCCGCTTTCGTCGCCCCCAACGCGACGCTGATTGGAGATGTCGTGGTGGAAGCCGGGGCCAACATCTGGTTCGGCGTGGTTCTTCGAGCGGATCAAAACCGGATTCGCATCGGGGAACGCTCCAGCATCCAGGACAACACGGTGGTGCACTGCAATGAGCCAAACGGCACGATCATCGGCCGGGAGGTGACGATCGGGCACGCGGTCGTGATGGAGGGATGCGAGATCCGCGACAGGGCGCTCATCGGGATGAACGCCACCATCCTCGACGGCGCCCTCGTCGGAGAAGACGCACTGGTGGCCGCCGGTTCGGTCGTGAAGGAGAATGGCCGCGTCGATCCGGGGACATTCGTCGCCGGCGTTCCGGCGCGGCTACGCGGGGAACTCTCCGAAAAGGCCCGCGCGGAAGCCGCCAGCGCGACGGGACATTACCAGCGTCTGATGGCACTTTACGCCGAATCCGGCGAGGATCACGGCTGA
- a CDS encoding acyltransferase yields MKIGTALRRTLLPGFVVQILYWMRCGAMVSARSEVEFSPSARLGRGTVISAFTKVKVGGPFVTGLRTQIASHCFLSSGAGGVTLGDDVLIGPGCVIVGNNYRYEKLGVPLPDQGTESRGIRIHDRVWLGAQCVVLDGVTMGADAIAVAGSIVTSDVPEGAVVEGNPARVIFTRR; encoded by the coding sequence GTGAAGATCGGCACGGCGCTCCGGCGTACGCTTCTTCCCGGGTTTGTCGTCCAGATTCTGTACTGGATGCGCTGCGGCGCGATGGTGAGCGCGCGTTCTGAAGTGGAGTTCTCGCCCTCCGCGCGCCTTGGCCGCGGAACCGTCATCAGCGCATTCACCAAGGTGAAGGTCGGCGGTCCTTTCGTGACAGGGCTCCGGACGCAGATTGCCTCGCACTGTTTCCTGTCATCCGGGGCGGGGGGGGTGACGCTCGGGGACGATGTGCTCATCGGGCCGGGTTGCGTCATCGTGGGAAACAACTACCGCTATGAGAAGCTGGGCGTTCCGCTTCCCGATCAGGGGACGGAGAGCCGCGGCATCCGGATTCACGATCGTGTATGGCTCGGAGCGCAGTGTGTGGTGCTGGACGGCGTCACGATGGGCGCCGATGCCATCGCGGTCGCGGGGTCCATCGTGACTTCCGATGTGCCGGAGGGTGCGGTCGTCGAAGGGAATCCGGCCCGGGTGATCTTCACCCGGAGGTGA
- a CDS encoding RNA methyltransferase — MTKPSREYLYGLNPAFEVFRAKRRRVLRALLLDDKGRNPRLAKLAALAGKHGVTVERVDRGRLHDLARSREHQGVVLQAEPYAYTDSGKLFARPRLLLLDNVEDPHNVGAILRSAEIFGFDSVLLPTRGVPEIYPSVVKVSAGATEFLAIARDSTTNRYVVTAREHGFRVVALDGGGPDGLRETAAALSDERVLLVIGGENHAVGQFVLNSADHVVRIAQEGRVNSLNASVAAGIALFAFSAKGAD, encoded by the coding sequence ATGACGAAGCCGAGCCGCGAGTATCTCTACGGACTCAACCCGGCGTTTGAGGTGTTCCGTGCGAAGCGACGAAGAGTCCTGCGCGCGCTCCTGTTGGATGACAAGGGCCGCAACCCGCGACTGGCGAAGCTGGCCGCCCTCGCCGGGAAGCATGGCGTGACCGTCGAGCGGGTGGATCGCGGGCGACTTCACGACCTTGCGCGGAGCCGCGAGCATCAGGGGGTGGTGCTCCAGGCGGAGCCGTACGCCTACACCGATTCCGGGAAACTCTTCGCACGGCCGCGTCTCCTGCTGCTGGACAATGTGGAAGACCCGCACAATGTCGGCGCCATCCTTCGGAGTGCGGAAATCTTCGGGTTCGACTCGGTCCTTCTGCCGACAAGGGGCGTCCCCGAGATTTACCCTTCCGTGGTCAAAGTCTCCGCGGGGGCGACCGAGTTTCTCGCCATCGCCCGCGACTCGACCACCAATCGTTATGTGGTGACTGCTCGCGAACACGGGTTTCGCGTGGTCGCCCTGGACGGCGGAGGGCCCGACGGACTCCGCGAAACAGCCGCGGCCCTTTCCGACGAGAGGGTGCTCCTCGTCATCGGCGGGGAGAACCATGCCGTGGGCCAGTTTGTGCTGAACAGCGCGGACCATGTGGTGCGCATCGCGCAGGAAGGGCGGGTGAACTCGCTGAACGCCTCGGTGGCTGCGGGGATCGCCCTGTTCGCCTTTTCCGCGAAAGGCGCGGACTAA
- a CDS encoding glycosyltransferase family 4 protein, with protein MSPPSGRSVLMIAPTPFFADRGCHVRIYEEARLLRDLGYRIEICTYHNGRDIDDFPTHRILNVPWYRKLGPGPSWQKLYLDVLLFFRCISVVREMKPDIIHGHLHEGALIGSVLGRLFSIPCIADFQGSLTLELDDHGFGGRFRPLYRFLEWAEGCIDRMPDGIFASSAAMAEDATGRFGVDGDQVTVVPDAVGAHFFNGEGGLSREAAGIPADATVIVFMGVLTKHQGVDTLLDAAQIVLRDRPDAFFLVMGYPGEEALREDAARRGIGERVLFTGRVDYVGTGAYLALSDLAVSPKVSETEGNIKLFYYMAAGLGTIVFESGPNREILGDLGVYARDRSAEAFAEAVLSTMKRPDELPELGAALRKRASEVCCWDNSRDRVARVYERLISASGSGAEGEGAGS; from the coding sequence GTGAGTCCGCCCTCCGGTCGATCGGTGCTCATGATCGCCCCGACCCCCTTCTTCGCGGACCGGGGATGCCATGTGCGCATCTACGAAGAGGCCCGGCTTCTGCGGGATCTCGGATACCGTATCGAGATCTGCACCTACCACAACGGTCGGGACATCGACGACTTCCCCACGCACCGGATCTTGAATGTCCCGTGGTATCGAAAGCTCGGTCCGGGGCCGTCATGGCAGAAACTCTACCTGGATGTGCTTCTCTTCTTCCGGTGCATTTCGGTGGTTCGAGAGATGAAGCCCGACATCATCCATGGGCATCTGCACGAGGGTGCGTTGATCGGGTCGGTGCTCGGTCGCCTGTTCTCGATTCCCTGCATTGCGGATTTTCAGGGGAGTCTGACGCTGGAACTGGACGATCACGGGTTTGGCGGCCGCTTCCGTCCGCTGTATCGATTCCTGGAGTGGGCGGAGGGGTGCATCGACCGGATGCCCGACGGGATCTTCGCCAGTTCCGCCGCGATGGCGGAAGACGCCACCGGGCGTTTCGGTGTGGATGGTGACCAGGTCACGGTGGTGCCGGATGCGGTGGGGGCGCACTTCTTCAACGGCGAAGGCGGCCTCTCGCGCGAGGCGGCCGGGATTCCCGCGGATGCGACGGTCATCGTGTTCATGGGCGTCCTGACGAAGCATCAGGGCGTGGACACGCTTCTCGACGCGGCGCAGATTGTGCTGCGCGACCGCCCGGACGCGTTCTTCCTGGTCATGGGATACCCGGGCGAAGAAGCCCTTCGGGAGGACGCGGCGCGACGCGGGATCGGAGAGCGGGTCCTCTTCACGGGGCGTGTGGACTATGTGGGGACCGGAGCCTATCTGGCACTGTCGGACCTGGCAGTTTCACCGAAGGTCTCCGAGACGGAAGGGAACATCAAGCTGTTCTATTACATGGCGGCCGGGCTGGGGACGATTGTCTTCGAGAGCGGACCCAACCGGGAGATTCTCGGGGATCTTGGGGTGTACGCGCGGGACCGGTCGGCGGAGGCGTTTGCGGAGGCGGTCTTGTCGACCATGAAGCGTCCGGATGAGCTCCCGGAACTCGGCGCCGCGCTTCGGAAGAGAGCGTCCGAGGTGTGCTGCTGGGACAACAGCCGCGATCGCGTGGCGCGTGTCTATGAGCGGCTGATCTCGGCATCGGGATCCGGCGCCGAAGGCGAAGGGGCTGGATCGTGA
- a CDS encoding acyl carrier protein produces MKESVARIVAEVLEVDASALLSGAMRENVPEWTSLAHLRVVTAVEREFGASFTMEEIASMDGVERIAKLVEGESA; encoded by the coding sequence GTGAAGGAGAGCGTGGCGCGTATCGTGGCGGAAGTGCTGGAGGTGGATGCGTCGGCGCTCCTCTCGGGTGCGATGCGGGAGAATGTGCCGGAGTGGACTTCACTTGCGCACCTGCGGGTGGTGACCGCCGTCGAGAGGGAGTTCGGCGCGTCGTTCACGATGGAGGAGATCGCCTCGATGGACGGAGTGGAGCGGATCGCGAAGCTGGTGGAAGGAGAGAGCGCGTGA
- a CDS encoding glycerol-3-phosphate dehydrogenase/oxidase encodes MKRSLHRMSNQEYDLLIVGGGITGACLAWEATLRGLSVALVEKSDFGAATSAASSKLIHGGIRYLQQGLPGKVRESAAERRIFLRIAPHLIRPVPFLVPAYRGFRRGKALLASGMAAYDILTRGAGGRIDGDAGVDRFRILSRAETLQLEPGIPDDGLTGSALYPEYGMHSSERVTLAFLSGAAERGADLANHACVTAFLRREGRVIGVRVEDAEGGADTQEIRAKTTVNATGPWAMKMAGLLRDGSRHIRMAHSRGIHLVLRPLTQGRAIALATRARQGAVLGRGGRHVFLIPWRGCTLAGTTDVPFTGDLDEVAPRARDIDAFLADLATAWPNDPPSAEDVRFAWGGLYPLVNRTARAGLYQGSGEYRIWDHAATDGVGGMWTVLGAKFTTARLLAEKAVDALLAKQGVAPSNSPSLSRTTCLPGGDIKDPVAFADAAAREATADSGEAAMRELAYTFGSGYGSVLALAEEDPSLGRPVAPGLPVLRAAVVHAARAEMAGTLADVVFRRTGLGTIGHPGRECLEDCAALLARESGWDDRRVQSELAQVESMFGRMFE; translated from the coding sequence ATGAAGCGCAGTCTCCACCGCATGAGCAATCAGGAGTACGACCTCCTGATTGTGGGGGGCGGGATTACCGGTGCCTGCCTGGCGTGGGAGGCGACTCTGCGCGGGCTGTCGGTCGCTCTGGTGGAGAAGTCGGACTTCGGCGCGGCGACTTCCGCCGCGTCATCGAAGCTCATTCACGGCGGCATCCGGTACTTGCAGCAAGGGCTGCCCGGCAAGGTCCGTGAGTCCGCCGCGGAGCGCCGCATCTTCCTGCGCATCGCGCCGCATCTCATCCGCCCGGTGCCGTTCCTCGTTCCCGCCTATCGCGGGTTTCGGCGGGGGAAGGCGCTTCTCGCATCGGGCATGGCCGCTTACGACATCCTCACGCGTGGCGCGGGCGGGCGCATCGACGGGGACGCGGGCGTGGACCGCTTCCGGATTCTCTCGCGGGCGGAGACTCTTCAGCTGGAGCCGGGAATCCCGGACGACGGCCTCACCGGTTCCGCACTTTACCCCGAGTACGGGATGCACAGTTCGGAGCGAGTGACGCTTGCGTTTCTCTCCGGGGCGGCGGAACGCGGCGCAGACCTTGCCAACCATGCGTGCGTCACCGCCTTCCTTCGCCGGGAAGGCCGTGTGATCGGAGTGCGGGTCGAGGATGCCGAAGGGGGCGCAGACACACAGGAGATCCGTGCGAAGACCACCGTGAATGCCACCGGACCGTGGGCCATGAAGATGGCGGGCCTGCTTCGTGACGGTTCACGGCACATCCGCATGGCGCACTCCCGGGGGATTCACCTGGTCCTTCGGCCCCTCACGCAGGGCCGGGCCATTGCGCTGGCCACGCGCGCCCGGCAGGGGGCAGTCCTGGGGCGCGGCGGTCGTCATGTCTTTCTGATTCCCTGGCGGGGTTGCACGCTGGCGGGAACCACCGATGTTCCCTTCACCGGCGATCTCGACGAAGTGGCGCCGCGTGCCCGCGACATCGACGCCTTCCTTGCCGATCTGGCGACCGCCTGGCCGAACGACCCGCCGTCCGCCGAGGATGTCCGCTTTGCATGGGGGGGACTCTATCCGCTGGTGAATCGAACCGCCCGGGCCGGGCTGTACCAGGGAAGCGGGGAGTACCGCATCTGGGACCATGCGGCGACCGATGGTGTGGGGGGAATGTGGACGGTTCTCGGGGCGAAGTTCACGACGGCGCGGCTCCTGGCGGAAAAGGCCGTCGATGCGCTGCTTGCGAAGCAGGGAGTCGCCCCGTCGAACTCGCCGTCGCTTTCGCGCACGACCTGCCTTCCGGGTGGCGACATCAAAGACCCGGTCGCCTTCGCCGATGCCGCTGCCCGGGAGGCGACCGCTGATTCCGGGGAAGCGGCGATGCGGGAACTCGCTTATACTTTCGGCTCCGGGTACGGGAGTGTCCTGGCCCTCGCGGAAGAGGACCCCTCGCTGGGGCGACCCGTGGCTCCCGGGCTTCCAGTCCTTCGTGCCGCTGTCGTGCACGCCGCGAGAGCGGAAATGGCCGGGACGCTTGCGGATGTGGTGTTCCGGAGAACCGGACTGGGTACGATCGGGCACCCCGGACGGGAATGTCTGGAGGACTGTGCCGCTCTTCTCGCCCGGGAGTCGGGTTGGGACGATCGGCGCGTGCAGAGCGAACTGGCACAGGTGGAGTCCATGTTCGGGAGGATGTTCGAGTGA
- a CDS encoding NAD-dependent epimerase/dehydratase family protein, with protein sequence MTGEIGKILVTGGTGFTGSHLVQRLLERGEAVRVLDKSPGIFRDELEAAGAEIRIGSVTDEDEVREAVRGCRVVFHLAAAFRDVMASREVYWDVNVRGVERVAEASLAEGVERFVYCSTEGVHGLVEDPPGTESSPVNPQDYYEYTKWEGERALAPIAEKGLPTVVLRPTAIYGPGDPERFYMIFRRVASGIFPMFGDGTTSYHPVYIDNLVQAFELSMDREEAVGGVYLIGDEDCHSIEHLVRAAARAIHAEVRIPHFPFWMLWVPSVVCEAVCRPFRLRPPLFPRRADWFRKTRAFDISHAKKELGYAPLVDLDEGLRRTAAWYIERGMLPGVSADGPS encoded by the coding sequence GTGACAGGAGAGATCGGGAAGATCCTCGTCACCGGAGGCACCGGGTTTACCGGAAGCCACCTCGTGCAGCGTCTTCTGGAGCGTGGCGAAGCCGTCCGCGTTCTGGACAAAAGCCCCGGGATCTTCCGCGACGAACTGGAGGCCGCGGGCGCCGAGATCCGGATTGGTTCCGTCACGGACGAAGACGAGGTCCGGGAGGCCGTCCGAGGGTGTCGGGTGGTGTTTCATCTGGCGGCCGCATTCCGGGATGTGATGGCTTCGCGCGAAGTCTACTGGGATGTCAATGTCCGGGGGGTGGAGAGAGTGGCCGAGGCCTCGCTGGCCGAGGGTGTGGAGCGGTTTGTCTATTGCAGCACGGAAGGAGTCCACGGGCTGGTGGAGGATCCGCCCGGAACGGAGTCTTCTCCCGTCAATCCGCAGGACTACTACGAGTACACCAAGTGGGAGGGCGAACGGGCGCTCGCGCCCATTGCGGAGAAGGGGCTGCCCACCGTGGTGCTTCGCCCGACGGCGATCTACGGCCCCGGAGATCCCGAGCGCTTCTACATGATCTTCCGGAGGGTGGCGTCCGGCATCTTCCCGATGTTCGGAGACGGCACCACCTCCTACCACCCGGTTTACATCGACAATCTCGTGCAGGCCTTCGAACTCTCGATGGATCGGGAGGAGGCCGTGGGGGGCGTGTACCTGATCGGGGATGAGGACTGCCACTCCATTGAGCACCTCGTGCGCGCGGCAGCGCGTGCCATTCACGCCGAGGTGCGGATTCCGCACTTTCCGTTCTGGATGCTCTGGGTTCCCTCGGTCGTATGCGAAGCGGTGTGTCGCCCGTTTCGGCTTCGCCCTCCGCTCTTTCCGCGCCGTGCCGACTGGTTTCGCAAGACGCGTGCGTTCGATATTTCCCACGCGAAGAAGGAACTGGGGTATGCGCCGCTCGTGGATCTGGACGAGGGGCTTCGCCGGACTGCGGCCTGGTACATCGAGCGGGGGATGCTTCCGGGCGTGAGCGCGGACGGACCGTCGTGA